In one Hyperolius riggenbachi isolate aHypRig1 unplaced genomic scaffold, aHypRig1.pri scaffold_240, whole genome shotgun sequence genomic region, the following are encoded:
- the LOC137543847 gene encoding protein NYNRIN-like — protein sequence MIDDYYEEVGRVKDTPLDHADLTVFIDGSRYYSEGQPVTGYSVVTKDDVLFQGKLPSSCSAQVAELMALMQACIIGKGQRLNVYLDSRYGYGICHDFGQLWRMRGFLTTNGKPIKHAELIKRVLESLWGPTEVAVIKCEAHTKGTDEISLGNNKADMAAKDAALHGTMITEIYVVSPPQGEGEYMDLTVLKNLQTQTEKQMRQKWEEQGCSEIDGLWSHADGRYCAPPTLYHYLVEVSHGPSHLAKDAIISLITKYWVAPGVSTVAERFCQTCETCQKHNPGKLVKTPTKHLPRPLYPFQRLQIDYIQLPKCQQFQYVLVCVDIFSGWVEAWPVAQATASATAKKLLQEIVCRYGIFETLESDRGTHFTGQVMTEVLEGLQVEQRFHTPYHPQASDPESDTGSHSLKPGDWVVVKRFQRKGLENRFDGPYQVLLTTSTSVKLEGKIPWIHASHCKKIRKSD from the exons ATGATAGATGACTACTATGAGGAGGTAGGACGAGTGAAAGATACTCCCCTTGACCATGCAGACCTCACAGTTTTTATTGACGGGTCCCGATACTATTCAGAAGGGCAACCTGTTACAGGATACTCTGTGGTTACCAAAGATGATGTCCTTTTTCAAGGTAAGTTACCAAGCAGCTGTTcagctcaagtagcagaactaaTGGCATTGATGCAGGCTTGCATCATTGGCAAAGGCCAAAGGTTAAATGTGTACTTGGACTCCAGGTATGGATACGGGATCTGTCATGATTTCGGTCAATTGTGGAGGATGAGAGGTTTCTTGACAACAAATGGTAAGCCTATCAAACACGCTGAATTAATCAAAAGGGTCTTGGAGTCTCTGTGGGGCCCAACGGAAGTGGCAGTAATAAAATGTGAGGCACACACAAAAGGTACAGATGAGATTTCATTAGGGAATAACAAAGCTGACATGGCGGCTAAGGATGCTGCCTTACATGGCACCATGATTACAGAGATCTATGTGGTCAGCCCCCCACAAGGGGAAGGCGAGTACATGGATTTAACTGTTCTTAAAAACTTACAAACCCAGACTGAAAAACAGATGAGACAAAAATGGGAGGAACAAGGATGTAGTGAAATAGATGGCCTGTGGAGCCATGCAGATGGCAGGTACTGTGCCCCTCCCACTTTGTATCACTACCTAGTGGAGGTGTCACATGGCCCATCACACTTGGCGAAGGATGCAATAATCAGCCTCATCACAAAATACTGGGTAGCCCCAGGAGTCTCCACAGTGGCAGAGAGATTCTGTCAAACATGTGAAACATGTCAAAAACACAATCCTGGTAAGCTTGTCAAGACACCCACTAAACACTTGCCTAGGCCTCTGTATCCATTCCAGAGGCTGCAAATTGACTATATCCAGTTGCCTAAGTGTCAGCAGTTCCAGTATGTACTGGTATGTGTTGACATCTTCTCTGGCTGGGTGGAAGCATGGCCTGTTGCACAGGCCACAGCTTCTGCCACAGCGAAAAAACTGTTACAAGAAATTGTGTGCAGATATGGAATATTTGAGACTCTGGAATCTGATAGGGGTACACATTTTACAGGACAAGTAATGACCGAAGTGCTGGAAGGGCTACAGGTGGAACAAAGATTTCACACTCCATACCATCCACAAGCATCAG ATCCTGAGTCCGATAcaggatcccattcactgaaacctGGAGACTGGGTGGTAGTAAAAAGATTCCAAAGGAAAGGGTTGGAAAACAGGTTTGATGGACCTTACCAAGTCCTATTAACCACCTCTACTTCAGTAAAATTGGAAGGAAAAATTCCCTGGATCCATGCTTCTCATTGCAAGAAGATACGCAAAAGTGATTAA